The Crocinitomicaceae bacterium sequence TGTGATGGAGATGCAATTGAACTCAACTACACAGCAGGAAACTGGGAAGAAGAAAATATCTATACCCTACTTGATGCATCGGGTAATGTTGTTTTCACAGATGGGCCAAACCCTGCAACAGGAACTGTTTATACAGGAACAACGGCTTGTGCAGGCGGAGCGCCAAATACTACGGCCGTTTATAATCTTGCTGCCGGCAATTACAGCTTAACTATAACTGATGATGTTGGCTGCACATTTACTGAAGATTATACCGTACTTGCAGTTGCCTCTGATTTACAGTTAAATTTAACAAGCCTCACTGATGACAACTGTCTTCAAGGAAGTGGTCAAATCGTTTATACAATAAGCGGTGGTACCGCACCATTTGATCCAACGTTAAACGGACAACCTGATTTATTTACTCCGGGACAATTCTCAAATCTGGATGCCGGAGATTATGAATTAGTAGTTTGGGATGCAAATGGCTGCACGGATACCATGCAATTAGTTGTAGGAAATAACACAACTTTCACAACTACCGTGATTTCAGTTGTTGATGAAAACTGCGGACAATCTAACGGATCTATTGATATTGATGTAACCGGAGCGACCGTTGATTTCAACTGGAGTAACGGAGAAACAACTGAAGATATCACTGGACTCTCTGCAGGCACATACACAGTAACCATACAATCAACCGGACCGTTTTGTCAGGATGAACTAACATTTGATATTGTCAATTTAGCTGATATTGCAGTTAGCGGGGTTTCAACTGATGAGTTCTGTAGCAATGGCGCAGGAAGTATTGATCTGACTGTAACCGGCGGAACTAACCTCAGCTACTTGTGGAGTAATGGAGCAACAACAGAAGACCTAAGCGGACTATCTGCAGGCACCTACTCGTGTCTTGTAACAAATGATGATACCGGTTGTGAGGTGTCTGTTTCATACGATATTTTAAATACAACTACCGGAGTTTCTGTTACCGGATTTGCCAATGATGATTTCTGCGGAAACGGAAATGGATCTGTTGATATTACGGTAACCGGCGGATCTGGAAATTATTCATACTCGTGGAGCAATGGAGAAACCACCGAAGACCTAGCGGCGGTTGGACAAGGTGATTATACCGTAACCGTAACAGACACTGACGATGGTTGTCAAACAAGTTTCAGCGTTACGGTTGGAAATTTTGCAACATTTGATGTAACAGGTATTGTCACTGACGCTGCTTGTGCAACGTGCACTGAAGGCGCAATAGATATTACCATCAATGAATTTTTCCCGGATGATCCATATACATTCAGCTGGAGCAACGGCGCAACTACGGAAGACATCTCTGGTCTCACCCCTGGAGATTACACGGTGACAGTAACCAGCGCATCAGGCTGCAGCACCATGGTAACATTTACTGTTGGTAACAGTAATTCATCAGGCTTAAATGAATCTGAGCGTATTTCATTCTCTGTGTATCCGAATCCTGTGCGTGATTATTTTACGATCAGTTGGATGAATCTTGATCAAAACCAATCAGTAATGTACATTACAAATGCCTTGGGTGAAACTGTACTCACCAAAGCCTACGGAACGTCTACCGGATCTGATCAGATTGATGTTTCAGGATTAGCCAGAGGAATTTATTTTGTTCATTTAACCAATGGAGAAACAACCAAAACAATTAAACTGGTGGTTGCACGTAAATAAATTGATAAGATAAATTATACAAGAAAGGTCACTGTTTGGTGACCTTTTTTATTTGGTGGGCCGAAGAAGAGATGCTTCATGCCAGATTAAGCGCAAGAATATTATGATGCATACGGTTTGAATAAAAACAGCTTACGCCCAACCTAAGCTGATGTATGAGAAAATCTCTCATGAGCTTGAGTCGGGCGTAAGCTTAATACCTCACCGTTTTTTTGCTTGCGAATTCTGTTCACCGGAACGAGTTAAACAAAATCCGTCTTCTTCAATCACTATGGCATGCTGTCAATTCTGAATTTCTTCCTCTATCAGATTCGTTGTTCAATCGGGATGATTGATTTTTATCAGGGTAATAAAAGCGTCGTGGATACTGTTTGTGTTGAGCTATTTTTTTCCCTGCTGCTTTGTTCTTTTTTATTGTTTATCCCTATTGACTATCTGAACCCGGTACACTTGATTCCCTTTTCAGAAATGACCTTGTCACACATCAAATTTACGTCAAACCCATCAGAAAATTTGCTCATACTTATTGACCTATGCTTGTTGTTAATTAATATATTAAAATGATATTCAACGCGTTGAGTGTTTTTCTATACGGTTTACAGCTGGCGGTAATCAGTCATAGATAAAATTTATACTGCGTTTTGCGTAAAATTTCTTACGCGTGTAGAAATCCTGCGGTAAGGATATGTGAATTACTCACGCCCGCACCTTTTGCGGTCTTATCACTAGATAAACACCAATGAAAATGAACAAGGTGCAAATCAGTTTAATCACATTGATGTCTGCAGTATAATTTTCAAGACCCAAACTGGCGTACATAAAAACAAATAGTGTTGCAAGCACAGGTTGAATATAGATATACACAGCTGCTACGGTGGCATTCACTTTTTTCATGGCATATACCATAAGTAAGTAAGGCAGAAATGTAACACCCGCCACCACAAAAATAATTTTTGCAATCGATGTTGCGCTCATGCCTTGCCAATCAACGTGAGGTAATTCATTCCATGATGCAGGCCATATCAGCACCACTATTAATCCAAAAGTGAAAACCCAGGTAATTACGGTGAGCGCGTTATACTTTGACATTAACGGCTTTACCATGATGAGATAAATTGCATACGAAGCCGCATTCAACATGATGAGTAAATCACCCATTGATGTTGCAGATGTTCCTTCAGCATTTTGCATTGAAAAAATAATTGCAGACAGGCCGCCCAGCAACACGCCCACTACTTGGGTCAGGTTGACTTTTTCTTTTACAAAAATCAATGAAAGCAACAAAACCAAAATAGGAGTGGTTACCATAATTACTGATGCGTTCACCGGCGACGTCAACGACAACCCATTAAAAAACAATAACTGGTTAATGCCCACTCCAAAAATGCCGCATAAAATTATTCTCAACACATCATTCCGTTTGATTTTTTCAAACCTGAATGAAAACAAAATCCAAAACAACAAGGTGGCGCCTGTTACTCGCAAAAAAATAAATCCGTTGGCTCCTATTACCCCGGGCATAAGTCCTTTTGCTACTAAGTAGTTAATGCCATAAAGCAAATTAACGGCGAATAATGCCAGATGAGATTTCACTTTTTCGTTTTATTTATTAAAGATATTAGTTCCTTAGCCGCCTGTACAACAGAAGCCGTATTCCCAATAAATATCTTGTTATCTGAAACTAAAACAGGTCTTTTAAGAAAAGTGTATTCATCTAAAATTAACTTACGATATTCTTTTTCAGTAAGTTTTTTTTCCTTGAGTCCGAGTGCCTGATATTTCATTGATCTCCGTGAAAACAAGGCCTCGGCAGAACCCGCCAGTTCAATCATCTTCTCTAATTGCGAGGCTGTGATTTTTTCAGTTTTTATGTCTTGTAGAATAAATTTTTTTGAGGGTTTCCATTCTTTCAAAATACGCTGACAAGTTGAACAAGTGGCTAAATAAAAAATATGATGTGTCATAGAAAAGTGAAATTTTTATGTGTGTCCTGATTCAAAAAAAATCCCTCAACCAGAATTTGGAAGAGGGATTTACTAAATAGCAATGCTGAATTATTTTTTCAATTTGAAAGCTGCTTTTACTTTATCTACATAGTCTAATTTTTCCCATGTAAACAATTCAACTTTCAATGTTTTTTTCTTGCCATCAGGCATAGAGAATGTTTTTGTTACGATTTCGTTTTTACGACCCATGTGTCCGTATGCTGCAGTTTCACTATACATTGGAGTGCGTAGCTTTAGTCTCTGTTCAATGAAATATGGGCGCATGTCAAAAACTTTCTCAACAATTTTTGCAATTTCACCATCATTCATTTTCACTTTGGCTGTTCCATAAGTATTGATATAAATACCCATTGGTTTAGCAACACCAATTGCATAAGAAACCTGAACTAAAACCTCATCACAAACACCGGCCGCAACCAAGTTTTTTGCAATGTGACGTGTAGCATAAGCAGCCGAACGGTCAACTTTTGAAGGATCTTTACCTGAAAATGCTCCACCACCGTGAGCGCCTTTTCCACCATAAGTATCAACAATGATTTTGCGCCCAGTTAAGCCGGTGTCACCGTGCGGGCCGCCAATTACAAATTTCCCTGTTGGGTTAATATGATAGGCAATTTTATCATTGAATAGTTTAGCGTACTTAGGATAGCTTTTCTTAACGCGAGGAATTAAAATATCAATGATATCTTTTTTAATTTTTGCCAACATTTTTTGTTCTGAATCAAAATCATCATGTTGAGTAGAAACAACAATTGCATCAATGCGCACCGGTTGGTTTTTATCATTGTACTCTAAAGTCACTTGTGATTTTGCATCAGGACGGAGGTATTTAATTTGTTTATTTTCTCTTCTCAGCGCAGCAAGTTCTAAAAGAATGGCGTGTGCCAAATCTAAGGCCAAAGGCATGTAATTTGGCGTTTCATTGGTTGCGTAACCAAACATCATACC is a genomic window containing:
- a CDS encoding DMT family transporter; translation: MKSHLALFAVNLLYGINYLVAKGLMPGVIGANGFIFLRVTGATLLFWILFSFRFEKIKRNDVLRIILCGIFGVGINQLLFFNGLSLTSPVNASVIMVTTPILVLLLSLIFVKEKVNLTQVVGVLLGGLSAIIFSMQNAEGTSATSMGDLLIMLNAASYAIYLIMVKPLMSKYNALTVITWVFTFGLIVVLIWPASWNELPHVDWQGMSATSIAKIIFVVAGVTFLPYLLMVYAMKKVNATVAAVYIYIQPVLATLFVFMYASLGLENYTADINVIKLICTLFIFIGVYLVIRPQKVRA
- a CDS encoding methionine adenosyltransferase, with the protein product MSYLFTSESVSEGHPDKVADQISDALIDNFLAFDPNSKVACETLVTTGQVVLAGEVKSKAYLDVQEIARGVIRKIGYTKSEYMFEANSCGVLSAIHEQSADINQGVERKKKEDQGAGDQGMMFGYATNETPNYMPLALDLAHAILLELAALRRENKQIKYLRPDAKSQVTLEYNDKNQPVRIDAIVVSTQHDDFDSEQKMLAKIKKDIIDILIPRVKKSYPKYAKLFNDKIAYHINPTGKFVIGGPHGDTGLTGRKIIVDTYGGKGAHGGGAFSGKDPSKVDRSAAYATRHIAKNLVAAGVCDEVLVQVSYAIGVAKPMGIYINTYGTAKVKMNDGEIAKIVEKVFDMRPYFIEQRLKLRTPMYSETAAYGHMGRKNEIVTKTFSMPDGKKKTLKVELFTWEKLDYVDKVKAAFKLKK